CGCCTACCGCCAGATAGAAGCCATGTTCCTTCGCCTTGTCCGAGAACAGCGCCAGCACTTCTGCAGTTGGCCTCAAGTGCGGGCGTCTAGACGGCCAGTTTGAAAGGTAGTAGGCTGGATAGACGCACTCAGGCAGAACCACAAGGTCGGGGTTGTCACGCGCTGCTCGATCGATCATATCCAAGGCGTGGGTCAGTCCTTCCTCCGCGCGTTCCAACGGATATGCGTTGAGCTGCACACAACACACCCTGAGACTCGCCTTGGTCATCCTTCGAACCTCCTTTGCCCAAGTAGATCGCCGCGAATTCGCGCTGGTTCTTAGCGCAAGTCTCGTGCGCGGTTGCCGGTCCTGCCCTCCGCGGACTGCACGCTTGCGACGCGCCTCGTTCGAATTCGCCGGGCGTGTGCCACGCGGGGCGGCCGCCCAATTAGGCCCGAGCGCCTTTCGTGCAAGCACCGGCAACCCCGGCACGCCAAGAAGGGGGCGAACACTCATGGGGCCATATTTGGGTGCCGTGCCCTGCTGACGCAGCGCGCGAACCCCTCATGAGGAGTTGGAGGCGGACGGTAACGACCGTGCCGCGCCCGCCGCCTCCAACAAAACGCGTGTTTACTCCTAGAACTCGTCCCAGTGTTCAAACATGGTGAGCCGCTCGGGGCCCTTGTCCGTAACAACGACGTCCTCTTCCAGACGGACCGTTTGAGGGAGACCAGGATGCCCGGCGAACGTCTCGATCGCGAAGCACATGTTCTGCTTGATCTCGACCGGATAGTCCAGCGAGTACGCACGAGAGATCCACATACCCTCATATAGAGACAGACCGATCGAGTGAGCGAACTGCTGGAGGCTCACGCTTCCGAACTTGTCATCGTCGTATACGGGGAACTTCTCCGCAACATCGCGTGTGGTGTTGCCGGGCTTGAGTTCGGCCAGCGCGGCGTACAACGAATCGTAGCACTCTCTGTAGAGGTCTTTCTCCTCCTTCGTCGGCTTCGTGTCGACCTTGAAGCAACGAACGAAGTCAACGAAATACCCACCCGGGCCGATGGCATTGATGTCCACTATGACAAGGTCTCCCTGACGGATCAGCTTGTCGGTATGCCATCGCCGGTACGGGCTGGTGTTCCCGCCCGACGCCACGATGATGTCGTACACGAAGTCGAATCCCTCTTCGTAGAGGAATTCGTTAACCTTGGCTGTTATGTACGACTCCTTGACCCCGGGCTTGAGCCACTCGTACTTGATCTTCCACATCGCCGCGTCTCCAAACGCAGACGAGATCTTCAGGCACTCGATCTCGTCGCGCGTCTTGACCACACGCGCCTCGGAAAGCGCAGGCCAACCGTTCACGATGTTGAGTCCCTTACGAGACAGGGCCTGGTACGCCCTCATATCCATGATGTCGATCCCGATTTTCTCCTTCTCGACGCCGCTTTCCTTGAGGGCCTGGTACACGCTCTCGGCCATCCTGTCGGCCATCATCTCTTCGGCCGACTCCGCCCATTTCCACGTGATGGCGGGACGAATCCGCCCCTCCATCCAGGGAGCATCGATCTTCGCACACTCAAGGTCCGAGCCCACGGTCTCGAAAAGAATCGGCTCACCACCCCGAGGAAGAACGCAGTAGCGGATGAAGATATTGTTCTTCCAGTTGCCCTGCCAGACGCCTGTGATGTACCGCACGTTCTCTCCCACGAAGCAGACCAGCGCACCAAGGTCGTGCTTTTCCATCATCTGCTTCGCCCGTGCCAGCCGGTCCTGCCTCATGCGATCGAAGTTGACGCGCTCCTGCCAGTCCGTTGAGGTCGTGCTGTAAACGCGCCTAGGTGAGTACTCGTGAGGCCTCTTGATGAATGATAGTTCCATTACGCACCTCTCCTCTCACTGTAGAGTCTTTATCCCAAGTAGATCTAGATCGCCACAGGTTTGCGCTACCTCTCGGCGCGCAAGTCCCATCCAGGGCTGCCGGCCTTGCCCTCCGGGAACGGCACGTTTGCAGCACGCCTCGTTCAAATCCGCTTTGCTGGTTGGCCAAGTCCCGCGCGCGCCGTCGCGCAACAGCCGGCAGCCCCCGCGTCCTCTGGAATAGGGGGGACGACTTGCAGCGCCACCCCTATATCTCGACGACCACCCTTAAGACATCGCCTGGGCTGGTCTCCACCTTATCGAAAGCTGCTTTCAACTCGTCCAACGAGAACGTGTGGGTCACGATAGAGTCGAGGCTTATGAGCCCTCTCTGGGTGGCCCGGATGGCCGCTTCAAAGTCTTCAGGCAACATCGCACGAGTCCCAACCACAGTCAGTTCCTTGTAGTAGAGGTCGAAACCATCGAAGTCCCCAAGGCGCGACGGCAAGATGCCGAAAGCCAACACTGTGCCGCCCGGCCTCGTCATCTCCATGGCCTGGCGAAGGGTTTCCGCTTTGCCGGCACACTCGATGGCAACGTCCACGCCGAGCCCGTCCGTGTGCCTGAGGACTTCTTTCACCACATCACCTCCGCCGATGGTGACGTCAGCTCCCCGACGACGCGCAAGCTCGAGCTTCCAGGCGCTGCGGGACACGCCGAACACAGGGTATGCACCTGAGGCCTTGGCAAGCTGGGTATGAAGTATGCCTGCTGAGCCGAGCCCGACCACCGCGACGCTCGTACCGGGCCTAATGGTGATCTGCCTGTGCCCTGCAAACACGGTGCTGAGGACCACGAGGCTCGTCGCGTCGTTAAACCCAACCGTTTCAGGCAAACGGTGGCACCGGTAGTCCTCAACGGCCACGAACTCTGCGAAAGTACCCGGCGCCTCGCGGCCCATGAGCCCTCCGTTAACGCACAGATTGGGCTTTCCGGCCAGGCAGTAGGCGCACCGTAGGCAAAACAGAAGCGGGTTCAGGACAACCCGGTCCCCAACCGACAGCCCCCGGGCCCCCGGCCCAAGAGCGACGACAGTGCCGCTAGATTCGTGACCGGGAACGAGAGGAAGGTTGGCTCGGGACTTGCCCGTGTATATCCCGAGATCCGTCCCGCAAATCGCGGTGGCCTTCACCCGGACCAGAACCTGCCCTGGTCTCGGCTCCGGAGCCTCGATCTCCTCTATGGAGAGATCTCGCACGTTTCTCAACACCGCCGCCTTCATTTGCAAGACCTCACTTCACGACCTTTGCCACGAGCGCCTCGAACTCCGCCTGGGTCATGAGTCGTTTGTGCTCGTAGGCGAAGTCCTTGACCTGCCACAGGATGGTGTTCACTTGCTCGTCGGTGGCGTCAACACCGATGCGATCGAGCCACATCCTTATCGAGTCCGCACCACTGTTCTTACCAAGGACGACCTCGGCAGGCTCCTGACCCACGACGTCCCATCTGAACGGCATGAGCTCAACGGCGTTCTCAAGCCCGCAATTCTTGAACCAACTCGAAATGATGCCCGATTCGATCTTGAATACCATGTCCCCAACGATCGGTCTGTTAGGTCGGACTTCGATCCCTGCCAGTTTCCGGACGAGCTTGGAGAGCTCATACATCTTCTCGGTCTTGATTCCCGTGTCCACCCCGTAGAGCACCTTGAGCCCGAGGGCGACGTCCTCATACGGCGTATTGCCCGCCCTTTCGCCGATGGCGGTGACAGTCGTATGTGCCACGTCGGCGCCGGCTGCAAGCGCAATGATGGTGTTCGCCGCGCCAAGGCCGAAGTCGTCGTGGAAGTGGACCTCGAGAGGTTTCTTTATCCTCTCCTTGACTCTCTTGATGAGGTAGCCGACAGCGTGTGGGGAAAGGCCTCCGAAAGTATCCACGATGCCCAGGGCGTCCATGTGCCCGTCCCTGGCCACGGTCTCTATGAGGTTCAAGAACCACGGGAACTCCGCCCGGGTGCCATCGATGGGAAAGAATACCGTGTAGAGGCCCTGTTCGCGCGCGTACCGGGTGGCCTCCACCGATAGGTCGATGGCTTTCTGCAAGGGCCACTTGTACGCGTACTGGATAATGTGAGTGCTCGATGGGATCTCGACGACCACGCCGTCAACGCCGCAGTCGCGGGCCCGCTTCACATCCTCGACCATGCAGCGCGCAAACGCGAAGATCTTGGGGCCCAGTTTCCTGCGTGCGATCTCCTTGATGGCCTCCTCGTCCTGTTTCGACACGGCAGGCATCCCGGCCTCGATACGGTGGATACCAGCCTCAGCAAGTTTCTCCGCTATGCGCACCTTGTCGTCCTTGCTGAACGTGATGCCCGCTTGCTGCTCACCATCACGGAGCGATACATCGTGGAATTGTATTTCCCTCTTGAACTCCATTCCATGGCGAACCTCGGGCTCGAAATTCCACGGACTCACGAACCACTTGTCGCTTTTCCACGGCGTCTCACTCATTCCGCCATACCTCCTTGTTTAGCAAGTATCTCGGGCGCACTCCCTTCAAGGCTGCAAGCACCTGCTCCGCAGCCTTTCGCTGAAGCTCGACCGTGGACTCCTCTGAATAGAAGGCCGCATGCGGCGTGATTATGATGTTATCGAAGCGCAGCAGTTTGTTCCGGGAGACCGTGGTTTCGTCCGCAAGCACATCGAGGGCTGCACCCGCGATTTGCCCCGTTTCGAGGGCTTGCGCGAGAGCTTCCTCATCGATTATCTCGCCCCGTGCCGTGTTGATCAGATATGCGGTGCGCTTCATCTTCCGAAACGCCTCCGTACTGAAGGCGTGACGCGTTTCCGGCGTTAGAGGAGAGTGAATCGAAATGAAGTCCGATTCAGAGAGAAGCTGGTCCCAGGTGACGAGCTTTACGCCGAGTGAATCCGCAACCGCCGCAGGCACGAACGGGTCGTACGCGATCACCTGCAGGCCCAGACTCTGCGCTTTCGGCGTGAGAGCCTGGCCGATCTTGCCCAGAGCCATCAACCCCAACACCTTGCCTCTGAGCCTAAACATCGGTCGCCATGCTTTGAAGTCGAACAAGCCGCTCTTGACCGTCCGATCAAGATGAGGGATCTTTCGGGCGAGGGCCAGCAAGAGGCCCAGCGCATGGTCTGACACCTCATCTATGCAGTAGTCAGGGACGTTCGTGACGAGGATCCCCTTCTCAGTGGCCCTGCGGACGTCCACGTTGTTTACACCGATTCCGTACCGTGCGATGATCTTGCAATGGTCCAGGCTATCTATGACTCTCGCCGTAACCGGTGCGTAGCACACCAGAACAGCGTCGGCTCCTTTGCAGAGCTCGATTACTTCGTCCTCGGTATGACACTGCCCTGAGACGATGTGAGCGCCGATCTCCGAAAGCACACGATGCTCTTCCTCAAGGTCGGGAAACACGTAATCAGTGATCGCAACTCTATACTTGCTTTCCACCTGCAAGCCCCCCCATCTAGACCGCGAAGAGCTGATGATACGCTAGTCTGATGATCTGACCGCATCTACCTAGGTAGGCTTCGACGCCATTCCCTACATTCCTGCTTGCCGCCGCATTTGAAGACATGACGAGACGTCCCAGTCAACGAGGCATCTCCAGGACCACTCTCCCGTTCACGTTTCCCTCGCGCAGCATTGACAGACCCCTGTTGGCATCCTCGAAACCAAGGATCTCGCCGATGACTGGCTTGACAGTCCCTTTTGTAACCAACTCAAGGCACTCCTCGATATCTCTCTTCGGCGCAGCTCTGGAGCCGAGGATGTCGACCTCCCCCAGCACCGCCTTGAGGCTGTCGATGCGGAGTTCGGCGGAGTACGCGACCAGCACAAGCTTGCCCCCGTTTCGAAGGGCCCTGACGCTATTCATGAACGTCTCAACGCTGCTCACGAACTCGATCACGTTGTCCGCGCCCATTCCTCCCGTCATCTGGACGATCCTCGTGCCCCATTCGCCCTCTTCGCGCGCGTCTATGACCTCGTCGGCCCCATAACGCTTCATCAGCGCAAGTTTCTCGGGTTTCGCATCCACCCCGATCACGACGTTCCTGAAGGCCTTAGCGATCTGTATCGCGTGCAAGCCAAGGCCTCCGCCGCCGCCAACCACGACCGTACGATCGCCCTCCGCAACGGCCGCTCTCTTCCGTAAGGCGTGATACGGAGTAGCGACGGCGTCCGAGATTATGGCGGCCTCGGCGAATGAGAGCGACGGGGGTTTCTTGATAAGACACGCCTCGGGCACAGCGACGAACTCCGCGAGCCCGCCATCCATCTCGAACCCCAGTCTTCCTTTGAGGTTCTCGCAGATCGTGTGCCTTCCGCTCAGGCACCACTTGCAATGGTTGCATGGAACGTAGAATGATACAAGTACCTCGTCCCCTACCTGGAAGTCCCGGACTCGCGCTCCCCTGTCCACGACGACGCCTGAGAACTCGTGGCCCAATGTTAATGGCAACTGCTTCACCGGTATTTTCCCAGCCTGGATCTTCAGGTCGGTCCCGCACATTCCAGCCGCTCGGACCGCGACTAAGACCTCGTCAGGCCCGCATTCGGGCGTGCTCACTTCCTCCAGGCACAGGGGCTGCCCTACCTGCTTCAAGCGCATCGCTCTCATCGCAGTGTCACCTCGTGTTCGTCACCGTCACCGACCAACCAGTGACCTCATGGCATAGGTGTTAGCTATCAGCCGCACCCACCTCGCCGAGTTCGGCAGCGGAGGCGAGGGCCCTCTCATACGCCTCCATGACGCCGTCCAGGTGCCGCACCGCCTCCTCACGGGCGAGATTAGGGTCCCGCTTGGCAATGGCCCTGACTATGGCGAGGTGATCCTTGAAGGCCTTCTCCATGACGCCGGGCAGGCGCACTGTGAGGCGCTCCTGGGCAACGAGCATGTCGAAGACCGCCAAGTAGAGCCTGGATAGGACCGTGCTGCCGGACGACTTCACCATAGTAATGTGGAACGTCATATCGTTGGGAATGAACTTCGAGGGATCGTCCAGCGACTCACCGATCCGTTTGGCTATCCTCTCTAGCGCCTCGCACTCACTGTCCTTTGCGTGCTCTGCGGCAAGCGACGCCGCCTCGGCCTCCAGGATCTTTCGCACGTGCAGAAGCTCCCGCGTCTCGCGTGGGCTGATGCGGAGGAGGCTCGTCACCGCGACCGGCCTTAGGAAGTAGTCCACGGACAGCTCCCCTGCGAAAATCCCCTCGCCGGCCCTCACCTCG
The nucleotide sequence above comes from Bacillota bacterium. Encoded proteins:
- a CDS encoding FadR family transcriptional regulator, with translation MKPVQKHRTASLVAEQIRQFMEERQLKPGDRLPTERELTQMLKVGRTSLREGLRLLEADGLIEVRAGEGIFAGELSVDYFLRPVAVTSLLRISPRETRELLHVRKILEAEAASLAAEHAKDSECEALERIAKRIGESLDDPSKFIPNDMTFHITMVKSSGSTVLSRLYLAVFDMLVAQERLTVRLPGVMEKAFKDHLAIVRAIAKRDPNLAREEAVRHLDGVMEAYERALASAAELGEVGAADS
- a CDS encoding alcohol dehydrogenase catalytic domain-containing protein, whose amino-acid sequence is MRAMRLKQVGQPLCLEEVSTPECGPDEVLVAVRAAGMCGTDLKIQAGKIPVKQLPLTLGHEFSGVVVDRGARVRDFQVGDEVLVSFYVPCNHCKWCLSGRHTICENLKGRLGFEMDGGLAEFVAVPEACLIKKPPSLSFAEAAIISDAVATPYHALRKRAAVAEGDRTVVVGGGGGLGLHAIQIAKAFRNVVIGVDAKPEKLALMKRYGADEVIDAREEGEWGTRIVQMTGGMGADNVIEFVSSVETFMNSVRALRNGGKLVLVAYSAELRIDSLKAVLGEVDILGSRAAPKRDIEECLELVTKGTVKPVIGEILGFEDANRGLSMLREGNVNGRVVLEMPR
- a CDS encoding aminopeptidase P family protein yields the protein MELSFIKRPHEYSPRRVYSTTSTDWQERVNFDRMRQDRLARAKQMMEKHDLGALVCFVGENVRYITGVWQGNWKNNIFIRYCVLPRGGEPILFETVGSDLECAKIDAPWMEGRIRPAITWKWAESAEEMMADRMAESVYQALKESGVEKEKIGIDIMDMRAYQALSRKGLNIVNGWPALSEARVVKTRDEIECLKISSAFGDAAMWKIKYEWLKPGVKESYITAKVNEFLYEEGFDFVYDIIVASGGNTSPYRRWHTDKLIRQGDLVIVDINAIGPGGYFVDFVRCFKVDTKPTKEEKDLYRECYDSLYAALAELKPGNTTRDVAEKFPVYDDDKFGSVSLQQFAHSIGLSLYEGMWISRAYSLDYPVEIKQNMCFAIETFAGHPGLPQTVRLEEDVVVTDKGPERLTMFEHWDEF
- a CDS encoding alcohol dehydrogenase catalytic domain-containing protein codes for the protein MKAAVLRNVRDLSIEEIEAPEPRPGQVLVRVKATAICGTDLGIYTGKSRANLPLVPGHESSGTVVALGPGARGLSVGDRVVLNPLLFCLRCAYCLAGKPNLCVNGGLMGREAPGTFAEFVAVEDYRCHRLPETVGFNDATSLVVLSTVFAGHRQITIRPGTSVAVVGLGSAGILHTQLAKASGAYPVFGVSRSAWKLELARRRGADVTIGGGDVVKEVLRHTDGLGVDVAIECAGKAETLRQAMEMTRPGGTVLAFGILPSRLGDFDGFDLYYKELTVVGTRAMLPEDFEAAIRATQRGLISLDSIVTHTFSLDELKAAFDKVETSPGDVLRVVVEI
- a CDS encoding C-terminal binding protein, encoding MESKYRVAITDYVFPDLEEEHRVLSEIGAHIVSGQCHTEDEVIELCKGADAVLVCYAPVTARVIDSLDHCKIIARYGIGVNNVDVRRATEKGILVTNVPDYCIDEVSDHALGLLLALARKIPHLDRTVKSGLFDFKAWRPMFRLRGKVLGLMALGKIGQALTPKAQSLGLQVIAYDPFVPAAVADSLGVKLVTWDQLLSESDFISIHSPLTPETRHAFSTEAFRKMKRTAYLINTARGEIIDEEALAQALETGQIAGAALDVLADETTVSRNKLLRFDNIIITPHAAFYSEESTVELQRKAAEQVLAALKGVRPRYLLNKEVWRNE
- a CDS encoding pyruvate carboxyltransferase, translated to MSETPWKSDKWFVSPWNFEPEVRHGMEFKREIQFHDVSLRDGEQQAGITFSKDDKVRIAEKLAEAGIHRIEAGMPAVSKQDEEAIKEIARRKLGPKIFAFARCMVEDVKRARDCGVDGVVVEIPSSTHIIQYAYKWPLQKAIDLSVEATRYAREQGLYTVFFPIDGTRAEFPWFLNLIETVARDGHMDALGIVDTFGGLSPHAVGYLIKRVKERIKKPLEVHFHDDFGLGAANTIIALAAGADVAHTTVTAIGERAGNTPYEDVALGLKVLYGVDTGIKTEKMYELSKLVRKLAGIEVRPNRPIVGDMVFKIESGIISSWFKNCGLENAVELMPFRWDVVGQEPAEVVLGKNSGADSIRMWLDRIGVDATDEQVNTILWQVKDFAYEHKRLMTQAEFEALVAKVVK